A single window of Narcine bancroftii isolate sNarBan1 chromosome 1, sNarBan1.hap1, whole genome shotgun sequence DNA harbors:
- the shha gene encoding LOW QUALITY PROTEIN: sonic hedgehog protein (The sequence of the model RefSeq protein was modified relative to this genomic sequence to represent the inferred CDS: deleted 1 base in 1 codon), whose protein sequence is MMLRRIVFVGLICCSLVSSVKACGPGRGYGRRKHPRKLTPLAYKQFIPNVAEKTLGASGRYEGKITRNSERFKELTPNYNPDIIFKDEENTGADRLMTQRCKDKLNSLAISVMNQWPGVKLRVTEGWDEDGHHSEESLHYEGRAVDITTSDRDRSKYGMLARLAVEAGFDWVNYESKAHIHCSVKAENSVAAKSGGCFPASARVSLENGDTKQVKDLRAGDRVLAADEFGNLLYSDFVMFLDRAEDVQKVFYVIETREPRRKLALTAAHLLFVGHSSSEGQIVLKATFASEVRSGQLVYIADGDRHRLRAARVHKVYLEEMPGAYAPLTVQGTLVVNQVLTSCYAMIEEHTLAHWAFAPVRMRYAARSLLQPKDQWMVNSTVQEDGLHWYSSALYQIGRWVLDGASFHPLGMPLDSS, encoded by the exons ATGATGCTGAGAAGAATTGTGTTCGTGGGACTGATCTGCTGTTCTCTCGTCTCGTCTGTGAAGGCTTGTGGGCCGGGCCGGGGATATGGGAGAAGGAAGCATCCCAGAAAATTAACCCCTCTGGCCTACAAGCAATTCATTCCGAACGTAGCAGAAAAGACTCTGGGGGCAAGTGGCAGATACGAAGGGAAGATTACCAGGAACTCGGAGAGGTTTAAAGAACTGACACCCAATTACAACCCAGACATAATTTTTAAGGACGAAGAGAACACGGGAGCTGACAGGCTAATGACACAG AGGTGCAAAGATAAATTGAATTCTCTAGCGATCTCGGTGATGAACCAATGGCCTGGGGTGAAGCTGAGAGTGACAGAGGGCTGGGACGAAGACGGTCATCACTCCGAGGAGTCTCTCCACTACGAGGGCAGGGCCGTGGACATCACCACCTCGGACCGCGACAGGAGCAAGTACGGCATGTTGGCAAGGCTCGCCGTCGAAGCGGGTTTCGACTGGGTCAATTACGAATCCAAAGCCCATATCCACTGCTCGGTCAAAGCAG AAAATTCCGTGGCTGCGAAGTCTGGAGGCTGCTTCCCTGCTTCGGCCAGAGTCAGTCTGGAAAATGGTGATACCAAGCAAGTCAAAGATCTGAGAGCGGGAGACCGGGTGCTGGCGGCAGACGAGTTTGGGAACCTTCTCTACAGTGACTTCGTTATGTTCCTGGATAGAGCCGAGGACGTCCAGAAAGTTTTCTACGTGATCGAGACGCGAGAACCTCGCAGGAAGCTCGCTCTC ACCGCGGCGCATTTACTTTTCGTCGGTCACAGTTCGAGTGAGGGACAAATCGTGCTCAAGGCGACTTTCGCCAGCGAGGTGAGGTCAGGCCAGCTGGTGTACATCGCGGACGGAGACCGCCACCGACTTCGGGCCGCCAGGGTGCACAAGGTCTACCTGGAGGAGATGCCGGGTGCGTACGCCCCGCTGACTGTCCAAGGGACCCTCGTCGTCAACCAAGTCCTGACCTCTTGCTATGCCATGATCGAGGAACACACGCTGGCCCACTGGGCTTTCGCCCCTGTCCGGATGAGATACGCAGCCAGATCGTTACTTCAGCCCAAAGACCAATGGATGGTCAACAGTACTGTCCAGGAAGACGGGCTCCACTGGTACTCCAGCGCCTTGTATCAAATAGGCAGGTGGGTTTTGGATGGCGCGTCTTTCCATCCTCTGGGAATGCCGTTGGACTCCAGCTGA